A single genomic interval of Stieleria maiorica harbors:
- a CDS encoding SHD1 domain-containing protein: MQTPLSTHCFFSAALTLSLALVSSPSVADEPRVWTDSTGKFRVTASLIEVQDDVVFLKTDAGKTLKIPLTRLSQADQDFLEAGENPFEMVDAAPQPRTTVPATVPAAQSSGASPSRSAWDNPPVVNWNNVPTIDRGFGESPWTYTPPASNTLAFEPKSASLPGKANFFEGMRRLKVNPLAARCVAGYTWTFSTPKPLSRISLVDLPSGKAINSEPVECNMCPLAVLNDGQTVLMQGTGGDRDGFETGDQLQLWNLTGTKVTRSGIWVPFKDDKKAFGKTSNAHPVQAIPIDGDLLVMLGDNGHLACFDLASLTPVWHARLSRNFEVTLTTDRKQMFVLDEQTLMLVDPASGQSKGSMQLEGKPRLGWTKMRLNESGDKMLLSFINTLRVMDLTTGETIDEYSREGGAPIAPNGLSYPAPDFALLNNHLLLHIPSRITVCDYKDAAAITSVGGTEFVGLLSDKGGLIVPTSIPHPKATEILKQAVDDPSVFLIHPGVSVALDVSGVPGNDRAEVEQKLKVAIAKAGYNLNNSAAIKIKAGITGPKQEAISYIARGAYIANVYNSTITIESGGTKAWSRSAGNIPMMLQTERGQSIQEKLDELGKRPNLSFFETVALPKLLQAPTQSSAGNTQNALLVSKFTLRGLVDSK; this comes from the coding sequence ATGCAAACACCTCTCTCCACACACTGTTTTTTTTCCGCCGCACTCACCCTCTCTCTGGCACTGGTTTCTTCACCGTCGGTCGCCGATGAACCACGGGTCTGGACGGATTCGACCGGCAAGTTTCGCGTCACGGCGAGCTTGATCGAGGTTCAAGACGACGTCGTGTTTCTGAAAACCGACGCGGGAAAAACACTCAAGATTCCGCTGACGCGACTCAGTCAGGCCGACCAAGATTTCTTGGAAGCCGGCGAGAACCCGTTCGAAATGGTCGATGCAGCCCCGCAGCCTCGCACCACGGTTCCCGCCACTGTTCCCGCCGCACAGTCAAGTGGCGCCAGCCCATCACGCTCGGCATGGGACAACCCGCCGGTGGTCAATTGGAACAACGTGCCGACGATCGACAGGGGATTCGGGGAGAGCCCATGGACTTACACGCCGCCGGCCAGCAACACGTTAGCCTTTGAACCCAAATCCGCCTCGCTGCCCGGGAAGGCCAACTTTTTCGAAGGCATGCGACGATTGAAGGTCAACCCGTTGGCGGCGCGCTGCGTGGCAGGTTACACGTGGACATTCAGCACACCGAAGCCGCTCAGCCGAATCTCATTGGTGGATCTGCCGTCGGGTAAAGCGATCAACTCCGAACCGGTCGAGTGCAACATGTGCCCGCTGGCGGTCCTGAATGACGGCCAGACGGTGTTGATGCAAGGAACCGGCGGCGACCGCGACGGGTTTGAAACCGGCGACCAGCTTCAACTCTGGAATTTGACGGGCACCAAGGTCACGCGTTCGGGAATCTGGGTGCCTTTCAAAGACGACAAAAAGGCATTCGGAAAAACCAGCAACGCCCATCCGGTCCAGGCCATCCCGATCGACGGCGACCTGCTCGTGATGCTCGGCGATAACGGCCACCTTGCCTGTTTCGACTTGGCAAGCCTCACCCCGGTTTGGCATGCCCGCCTGTCACGCAACTTTGAAGTCACGTTGACGACCGATCGAAAGCAGATGTTTGTGCTGGACGAACAAACGCTGATGTTGGTCGATCCCGCGAGCGGACAATCCAAAGGCAGCATGCAACTGGAAGGTAAACCGCGTCTCGGCTGGACCAAAATGCGGCTCAACGAAAGCGGCGACAAGATGCTGCTCTCGTTTATCAACACGCTTCGTGTCATGGACCTGACGACCGGAGAAACGATCGACGAGTATTCACGCGAAGGCGGAGCCCCGATTGCACCCAATGGGCTCAGCTATCCCGCGCCCGACTTTGCGCTGTTGAACAACCACTTGCTGTTGCACATCCCGTCACGGATCACCGTCTGTGATTACAAGGATGCGGCGGCGATCACTTCGGTCGGCGGAACGGAGTTCGTCGGACTGCTGTCCGACAAAGGCGGTTTGATCGTTCCGACTTCGATCCCGCATCCCAAGGCGACTGAGATTCTGAAGCAAGCCGTGGATGATCCCAGTGTGTTTTTGATCCACCCGGGCGTCAGCGTCGCACTTGATGTTTCAGGCGTCCCGGGGAATGACCGTGCTGAAGTCGAACAGAAACTAAAAGTAGCGATCGCCAAGGCCGGATACAATCTCAACAACAGCGCCGCGATCAAGATCAAGGCGGGGATCACGGGTCCGAAACAGGAAGCGATCTCATACATCGCCCGAGGCGCTTATATTGCCAACGTCTACAATTCGACGATCACAATCGAAAGCGGAGGTACGAAGGCGTGGTCGCGTTCGGCAGGCAACATTCCGATGATGTTACAAACCGAGCGGGGACAGTCGATTCAGGAAAAACTGGATGAACTCGGGAAACGTCCCAATCTCTCGTTCTTCGAAACCGTCGCGCTGCCCAAATTGCTGCAAGCACCAACGCAGTCGTCGGCAGGCAACACGCAAAACGCGCTGCTGGTTTCCAAGTTCACGTTGCGAGGTTTGGTCGATTCGAAATGA
- a CDS encoding MFS transporter produces MQDAAPNDENTPTVSRTRIGLICALLLLASALNYLDRQTLASASARIKGEFDLVNEQYGDIEAVFGYGFVLGSIVFGILADIMPVRWLYPVVVISWSTVTAATALATGYQDLLWLRLLLGMFEAGHWPCGVRVVRSLTRARGRTMGNGLLQSGTSIGAVLAPLIMLALLTDDIGSWRPAFAIVGGIGVFWVIAWFSIARSADLAGDTLQRKQATPWSVLLQRRMIVVLIIVCLINTTWQLFRAWLHLFLEEGRGYSETQTLLFNSAWFAATDVGCLGVGAVVLWLCSKGLSATRARQIMFTACAALCLTMLSLPWLPKGWILLAVLLFGGAGALGMFPLYHAFTQDISGKHQGKITGIAGVTAWFLVPPTQKLFGRLVDVTGSYDLGLAAAACLPALAAIILWIFWRDQPDETSLSEA; encoded by the coding sequence ATGCAAGACGCAGCCCCCAACGACGAAAACACACCGACCGTCAGCCGGACCCGAATCGGGCTGATTTGTGCGCTGCTGTTACTCGCCTCGGCACTCAATTACCTCGATCGCCAAACACTGGCCAGTGCGTCGGCCCGGATCAAAGGCGAATTTGATCTGGTCAATGAACAATACGGTGATATCGAAGCGGTCTTCGGTTACGGCTTTGTGCTCGGGTCGATCGTCTTCGGCATTCTCGCCGACATCATGCCCGTCCGTTGGCTGTACCCCGTGGTTGTGATTTCATGGTCGACGGTGACCGCCGCAACGGCGCTGGCCACCGGTTATCAAGACCTGCTTTGGCTGCGGCTGTTGTTGGGGATGTTCGAAGCGGGGCATTGGCCGTGCGGCGTGCGTGTCGTCCGCAGCCTGACGCGGGCCCGCGGTCGCACGATGGGCAACGGCTTGCTGCAAAGCGGAACGTCGATCGGAGCCGTGCTCGCGCCGTTGATCATGCTGGCGTTGTTGACCGATGACATCGGCAGCTGGCGTCCGGCATTTGCGATCGTCGGCGGAATCGGTGTCTTTTGGGTGATCGCCTGGTTTTCGATCGCACGGTCGGCCGATCTGGCTGGCGATACGTTGCAACGCAAACAGGCGACGCCCTGGAGCGTGCTGCTGCAACGACGAATGATCGTGGTGCTGATCATTGTCTGTCTGATCAACACGACGTGGCAATTGTTTCGCGCCTGGCTGCACTTGTTCTTGGAAGAAGGCCGCGGCTATAGCGAAACGCAAACCTTGCTGTTCAATTCCGCCTGGTTCGCCGCCACCGATGTCGGTTGCCTCGGTGTCGGCGCCGTCGTCCTGTGGTTGTGCTCGAAAGGATTGTCGGCGACCCGTGCACGACAAATCATGTTCACCGCCTGTGCCGCACTCTGCCTGACGATGCTGTCGTTGCCCTGGTTGCCCAAGGGCTGGATCCTGTTGGCCGTGCTGCTCTTTGGCGGCGCCGGCGCACTGGGGATGTTTCCGCTGTACCACGCGTTCACACAAGACATCTCGGGCAAACACCAAGGCAAGATCACCGGGATCGCGGGGGTGACGGCCTGGTTCTTGGTCCCGCCGACGCAGAAATTGTTCGGCCGACTCGTCGATGTGACCGGGTCCTATGACCTGGGGCTGGCCGCCGCAGCGTGCTTGCCCGCCCTTGCGGCCATCATTCTTTGGATTTTTTGGAGAGACCAGCCTGATGAAACCTCACTCAGTGAAGCCTGA
- a CDS encoding creatininase family protein produces the protein MELAKLSWPQVDALDRDTPVIIPVAALEQHGRHMPVFTDSMLLGEIVRRAHESFDGDTLLAPLMWLGNSHHHMDFPGTLSADPRVYLDLLTGLMDNFIRHGFRRILILNGHGGNDVPARQVVFELRQRYRDRKDLLLLAATYWHLADPADRLDELRQQEMGHACEWETSMILALTPELVHDHTAVDPVEFGNPFLPASRGWTMSDRSGPGHVGDAAAASADKGEQLLQVFADGVVALLERVTRWDGRSWEG, from the coding sequence ATGGAACTCGCCAAACTCTCTTGGCCCCAGGTCGATGCGCTCGACCGCGACACGCCGGTCATCATTCCCGTCGCCGCGCTGGAACAACACGGCCGCCACATGCCCGTCTTTACCGACAGCATGCTGCTGGGCGAAATCGTCCGCCGCGCCCACGAATCCTTCGACGGCGACACGTTACTGGCCCCGTTGATGTGGCTGGGCAATTCGCATCACCACATGGATTTTCCCGGCACGCTTTCGGCTGATCCCCGCGTCTACTTGGACCTGCTGACCGGGCTGATGGACAACTTCATCCGCCACGGGTTCCGTCGGATCCTGATCTTAAACGGACATGGCGGCAACGATGTCCCGGCGCGACAGGTCGTGTTCGAATTGCGGCAGCGCTATCGCGACCGCAAGGACCTGTTGCTGCTGGCGGCAACCTACTGGCACCTGGCCGACCCGGCGGACCGGTTGGACGAATTGCGTCAGCAGGAAATGGGGCATGCCTGTGAGTGGGAAACGTCGATGATCTTGGCGTTGACGCCGGAATTGGTCCACGACCACACCGCCGTCGATCCGGTCGAATTCGGCAATCCGTTCTTGCCGGCGTCGCGAGGTTGGACGATGAGCGACCGTTCCGGCCCCGGACACGTCGGTGACGCCGCGGCCGCGTCGGCCGACAAAGGCGAACAACTACTGCAAGTCTTTGCCGACGGTGTCGTCGCTCTGCTTGAACGTGTCACGCGATGGGACGGCCGATCCTGGGAGGGATGA